In a single window of the Daphnia carinata strain CSIRO-1 chromosome 4, CSIRO_AGI_Dcar_HiC_V3, whole genome shotgun sequence genome:
- the LOC130695099 gene encoding mucin-5AC-like: MWNNSVLMDGVKWSFDRSSPPLTDGTHPDFSLEETQFRSWHFEAHQQTNYSDWTNRLHPGEEDEDAEDLFVRHDPADCSRRNYPSAAELFRNFVGDEGADRMEFYINHLTMEGCDANNISAALMADAETTAVEESAPDVAYRPPFPLLDTIVEETLEELLLDMSDSSPSPPLAADESSESPSSNSGRWGWGWGWLNTSDDDSSSVIHVPVGDAGSSAAITSGSLVRHSELTDVNSGIYRADGLDDDFDLGNDDDDFEENDGEGSERDQEVPKKKRRISCAMDEDDRESAPSRSPSVTDSLIQFEALEKELDSTEESFAEESTAVVFRTSATTLPFEDADDGIMSPELDPEVFLDCHEHLESPASATQNGRTRQVATPSANFFNFLDDFQDPSISQEFYTTCGWFSPPARSWSSMPSLHWNAEEKTEMRSSRSACDVSKCDSVTGIGASGCVEQTYEGRRAALRPTHPWGITFDPSQEIDEEGAVEDEDDDQVNDNDDDHWEPDGFLNSDIEEYDTGSNSDDDEYSTERCDRFDEFGLGFISGRSQRMRSFRSYGDSLNLLDTADDPVTHSTSSSSSSSSSSSCSPDRSSPEEDLRHPSSSRSRHSVEALSEDSGYGDASGSLPLMQQQQSKPDNNKRAIASIEEVRMADASTPPAKCLHALELPNSLSLTICLPDGSPPSCSHDDCQWPPEVERATREKEDDAYGEGWDEEEEEKADEWRGQSEVKDKTTMALSALLLRRQPRCRPTPLTLKEAEEFLIDDGSPEVVNDGESRCGVSGICIDLESKMSHTSNGNVAATAAATTTNDDILHRPGTDLEASKFNPQIGSSGWEVPDGMGEAVKAAAHHQHSQAADEEEEKEQQQHSLHSADGSDFIRPPDASKHQNCSDLGHNVTCPQSIPSAMDSAFYPAPVVLKRYGPRQEVEVYISQQQLPVGAEAADPAVSTPTANVSSTSIRGVHFSPVVSAVNWRESYLNQSEDDCDDNTSNGSSAAEANRIPEDEEKENNCDAPESAVKVGQSEQSPSMVEKVKLVPDSPIDGVAAVEPIACGIQDSGRNGSSNSCTTTSNSATTATTPTTTTSHTGTTTTTTSSNSKKPPLFQRFSLSRLSARMSATFSRSESKRESGKKAIVSDGAIPTESKDAPTETTAPVAKGNGKKNKNKQQTDASAEVKPTSKKIDDFKVVKEPKKRFFSRPFQRSSSTPPMSSSGTPETGVQTRATLTPVSPSAAVASGKESSSSDATLASNVSCRPTEKSQSHQESVAKQPITTSSNDENTPPKSESIGAAIEASRTSVVTSISPSACAGSGPPIPSPRNKVHAKPPLPPQTKPRTIHARKNYLVPVEPAPPVPMVSSAGLQHALQHFKETARMERERLANSVPDLAAPPTPTPRPTSDCIDPRGNEMMASSAPAPSRPTTTATTVYPGSRERARQAVLSRASSVETAWNATASRAVLNLSRRNIACSTQEFVGAGGISTQGHGPTKSRPVVPGLLETNLDSVVPSSSSSQQQRHPQSYSNRNGSPSDETNLDELIQNLQLFCNSKRVVEYSPQPLSVDSGSATATTTDKRFKSMLNLGSSSAPVSVQPDIDMMTDPTSSSVRVPDTNRAKSMEFLLDEDNKSAVQVPENQLKKCGERKMSEHELRIQRSLQKLNVPEWYKNNARSGSSGDATSGAALNSATNNNGTDGSNSGTTTGVLRRRDYHGGSVCLRNGGWTGLSSANREAGTASSMTSLGSALSRSGTPTRVVIPTRVRPDWRSIKSSRESLTSPAETCHATSWNGPASLSSNQQSFSRWGSGRSSYSTCPSPAPSASSSASSYRTSLLNQHGRAPYLGWRSQERLNASPAPLSLYQSPAQRLASSLLTKTSCNDVSDAGENRVEVEPTAEGEQRQQHETDEVVRSSIRQVTSAIVHYVSESSDGDQPPSPASRNGLSRSPERHPLEALSRSPSPRRQRCLWVESSFVGGGASPTSHQRPVDPAPAVSPLRPESPPSSSSGSSHHLHRHRSTGTTANNGRPGLSDRTVAGPLSAAERDDGGTSPQLGISPPVSATLDDVLNSLLGLTPPQRHGLLRRPVSQPTIHNKQAHHQQQQDGQQHGQQQPYQSQHQQQMRGNNNNNSMAIHEAASRSFNDLRSSTTSTSIK, translated from the exons GTGATGAAGGTGCGGACCGTATGGAGTTCTACATCAACCACCTGACGATGGAAGGCTGCGATGCCAACAATATATCCGCGGCTTTAATGGCCGACGCCGAAACGACCGCCGTGGAAGAATCCGCCCCCGATGTTGCCTATCGACCGCCATTTCCTCTGCTGGACACGATCGTCGAAGAGACGCTGGAAGAATTGCTATTGGACATGTCCGATTCGTCACCGTCGCCGCCGTTAGCCGCCGATGAAAGCTCCGAGAGTCCCAGTTCCAATTCGGGCCGGTGGGGCTGGGGCTGGGGTTGGCTCAACACCAGCGACGATGATTCATCCAGCGTGATACACGTTCCGGTTGGCGATGCAGGATCCTCAGCCGCAATCACATCTGGATCGCTTGTACGCCATTCCGAGCTGACTGATGTCAATTCAG GAATTTATCGGGCAGACGGGCTTGACGATGATTTTGATTTGGGTAATGACGATGACGATTTCGAGGAAAACGACGGCGAAGGCAGCGAGCGTGATCAAGAGGTACCCAAAAAGAAGCGTCGCATCAGCTGCGCAATGGACGAAGACGACAGAGAATCAGCCCCGTCACGTAGCCCCTCCGTGACCGATAGCTTAATTCAATTTGAGGCGCTCGAGAAAGAACTGGACAGTACGGAGGAGTCGTTTGCCGAAGAATCGACGGCCGTCGTTTTCCGTACAAGCGCCACGACGTTGCCTTTCGAAGACGCCGATGACGGCATCATGTCTCCTGAACTGGACCCGGAAGTTTTCCTCGATTGCCACGAGCATTTAGAAAGTCCTGCGAGCGCTACGCAAAACGGGAGGACTCGGCAGGTTGCGACACCTAGCGCCAATTTCTTCAACTTTTTGGATGATTTCCAAGATCCGTCCATCAGCCAGGAATTTTACACCACGTGCGGCTGGTTCTCTCCGCCAGCGCGTTCCTGGTCTTCGATGCCGTCGTTGCATTGGAatgcagaagaaaaaacggagATGAGGAGCAGCAGGAGTGCGTGCGACGTTTCAAAGTGCGATAGCGTCACGGGAATAGGCGCTTCCGGCTGTGTTGAACAGACGTACGAAGGGCGAAGAGCGGCTCTCAGACCCACACATCCGTGGGGTATCACCTTTGATCCATCGCAAGAGATTGATGAAGAAGGGGCGGTGGAAGACGAGGACGACGATCAGGTTAatgataatgatgatgatcatTGGGAGCCGGATGGATTCCTCAACTCCGACATTGAGGAATACGACACGGGAAGTAATTCCGACGATGACGAGTACAGCACGGAACGCTGCGACCGTTTCGACGAATTCGGACTGGGATTCATCTCGGGCAGGTCCCAGAGAATGCGTTCCTTCCGCAGTTACGGCGACAGTCTCAACCTGCTGGACACGGCCGACGACCCGGTGACTCATTCgacgagcagcagcagcagcagcagcagcagttccAGTTGCAGTCCGGATCGATCCAGTCCGGAGGAAGACCTTCGTCATCCGTCGTCTTCTCGATCAAGACATTCGGTGGAGGCGCTGAGCGAGGACAGCGGTTACGGTGACGCTTCCGGATCTCTCCCCCTgatgcaacagcagcaaagcAAGCCTGACAATAACAAACGTGCAATCGCGAGCATCGAGGAAGTACGGATGGCCGACGCGTCAACACCCCCCGCCAAGTGCTTGCACGCGCTCGAATTACCCAACAGCCTTAGCCTAACCATCTGCCTTCCAGATGGATCACCCCCTAGTTGCAGCCACGACGATTGTCAATGGCCTCCGGAAGTAGAAAGAGCAACAAGGGAGAAAGAGGACGACGCATACGGCGAAGGTTgggacgaagaagaagaagagaaagcgGATGAATGGCGCGGGCAGAGCGAGGTGAAGGATAAGACAACGATGGCACTTTCGGCGTTGCTGTTGCGCCGCCAGCCGCGCTGCCGACCTACTCCGCTCACGTTGAAAGAAGCGGAAGAGTTTCTAATTGACGACGGGTCACCGGAAGTCGTAAATGATGGCGAATCCAGGTGTGGCGTGTCAGGGATTTGCATAGACCTTGAATCGAAGATGAGCCACACCTCTAACGGCAACGTCGCCgccaccgccgccgccaccaccaccaatgACGACATCCTGCATCGCCCTGGAACCGATTTAGAAGCGTCTAAATTTAACCCCCAAATTGGAAGCAGCGGATGGGAGGTTCCAGACGGAATGGGGGAGGCAGTAAAGGCTGCAGCGCATCACCAGCATTCACAGGCAGCGgacgaggaggaggagaaggaGCAACAGCAACACAGCCTCCACTCGGCTGACGGATCGGATTTCATACGGCCGCCAGACGCCTCTAAACACCAAAACTGTTCAGACCTTGGCCACAATGTGACGTGCCCACAATCGATCCCCTCCGCCATGGATTCGGCATTTTATCCAGCTCCAGTTGTCTTGAAACGATACGGACCTCGTCAGGAAGTCGAAGTGTACATCAGTCAGCAACAGTTACCCGTCGGAGCGGAAGCCGCAGATCCTGCAGTGTCCACACCGACGGCCAACGTCTCGTCCACGTCCATTCGCGGAGTCCACTTCTCGCCCGTCGTTTCGGCCGTCAATTGGCGAGAGAGTTACCTGAACCAGAGTGAAGATGATTGCGACGATAACACCTCTAACGGTTCTAGCGCGGCCGAGGCTAACCGAATTCCGGAGGACGAAGAGAAGGAGAACAATTGCGATGCGCCGGAATCGGCTGTGAAAGTTGGACAGAGCGAACAATCGCCATCTATGGTCGAAAAAGTGAAACTAGTGCCTGACTcgccaatagatggcgttgcggCTGTCGAGCCGATCGCATGCGGAATACAAGATTCCGGCCGGAACGGTAGCAGCAACAGTTGCACGACGACAAGCAATAGTGCCACAACTGCTACCACTCCTACTACTACCACCAGTCATACTgggacgacaacaacaacaacatcgtCGAATAGTAAGAAGCCTCCCCTATTCCAACGTTTCTCCTTGTCGCGGCTGAGTGCGCGCATGTCGGCCACGTTCAGCCGTTCCGAATCGAAACGGGAATCGGGCAAGAAAGCAATCGTATCAGATGGTGCGATTCCCACCGAATCGAAGGATGCGCCGACAGAAACAACAGCGCCCGTCGCCAAGGGCAATGgcaagaagaacaagaacaaacaacaaacggaCGCCAGTGCCGAAGTCAAGCCAACTTCCAAGAAAATTGATGACTTCAAAGTTGTCAAAGAGCCAAAGAAGAGATTCTTCAGTCGACCGTTCCAGCGCTCTTCGTCCACTCCGCCGATGAGCTCATCGGGCACACCGGAAACCGGCGTTCAAACGCGCGCCACCTTGACGCCGGTGAGCCCATCAGCGGCGGTGGCCTCCGGCAAAgagagcagcagcagcgatGCCACTTTGGCATCCAACGTTTCGTGTCGTCCGACTGAAAAATCGCAATCGCATCAGGAGTCGGTTGCTAAGCAACCGATCACAACATCATCCAACGACGAGAATACACCCCCCAAAAGCGAATCGATAGGTGCCGCCATTGAGGCTAGTCGTACGTCAGTCGTCACCTCGATTAGTCCTTCGGCCTGTGCTGGAAGTGGGCCGCCAATTCCTTCGCCACGCAATAAAGTTCACGCCAAACCGCCCCTGCCGCCCCAGACGAAGCCTCGAACGATTCACGCCCGCAAAAATTACCTGGTGCCAGTGGAGCCAGCGCCGCCCGTTCCGATGGTGTCGTCGGCCGGTCTGCAGCACGCGCTGCAGCATTTCAAAGAAACGGCGCGAATGGAGCGAGAACGACTAGCCAATTCGGTGCCGGATCTGGCTGCACCACCGACGCCGACGCCGAGACCCACATCCGATTGTATTGATCCGCGAGGAAATGAGATGATGGCGTCGTCAGCGCCGGCGCCCTCACGACCTACGACGACGGCCACGACAGTTTATCCTGGCAGTCGTGAACGAGCTCGTCAGGCTGTCTTGAGTCGTGCGTCGTCCGTCGAGACCGCTTGGAATGCCACGGCATCGCGGGCGGTTTTGAATCTATCACGCCGAAATATTGCCTGCAGCACTCAAGAGTTTGTTGGTGCTGGTGGCATCAGTACTCAAGGTCATGGTCCGACCAAATCCCGTCCAGTCGTGCCCGGACTCTTGGAGACTAACCTGGACTCTGTTGTGCCATCATCCTCATCATCGCAGCAACAGCGCCATCCGCAGTCGTACAGCAACCGCAACGGCAGCCCGTCCGATGAAACGAATCTGGACGAGCTGATTCAAAACTTGCAACTCTTTTGCAACAGCAAACGTGTCGTGGAATATTCACCGCAGCCGCTGTCGGTCGACTCTGGCAGCGCCACCGCCACCACAACTGATAAGAGATTTAAGAGCATGCTCAATTTGGGATCGTCCAGTGCCCCGGTCAGTGTCCAGCCGGATATCGACATGATGACCGACCCAACTTCGTCTTCCGTGCGTGTGCCCGACACTAACCGGGCGAAATCTATGGAATTTTTACTCGATGAGGACAACAAATCGGCCGTACAA GTCCCTGAGAATCAGCTGAAAAAGTGCGGCGAGAGGAAAATGTCGGAACACGAACTGCGCATCCAGCGCTCGCTGCAGAAGCTCAACGTGCCTGAATGGTATAAAAACAATGCCCGTTCGGGGAGCAGCGGAGACGCGACATCTGGTGCCGCTCTTAATAGCGCCACCAACAACAATGGTACGGACGGATCGAACAGCGGGACCACAACTGGGGTCCTCCGTCGTCGGGATTATCACGGCGGAAGCGTCTGCTTGCGCAATGGTGGATGGACCGGCTTGAGCAGTGCCAATCGCGAGGCTGGAACGGCTTCGTCCATGACCAGTTTAGGTTCAGCGCTGAGCCGGTCAGGGACGCCTACGCGCGTAGTCATTCCCACGCGAGTGCGTCCGGATTGGCGGAGTATCAAATCGTCGCGTGAGTCACTGACCAGCCCAGCGGAGACGTGCCATGCCACCAGCTGGAATGGGCCGGCGTCGCTCAGTTCGAACCAGCAATCGTTCTCCAGATGGGGAAGCGGACGATCGAGTTACAGTACCTGCCCTTCTCCAGCGCCGAGCGCGTCCTCATCCGCCTCGTCCTACCGGACATCGTTGCTGAATCAGCACGGCCGGGCGCCCTACTTGGGCTGGCGATCGCAAGAGAGGCTCAATGCCAGTCCAGCACCGCTATCGCTCTACCAGTCGCCGGCCCAAAGACTTGCCTCCAGCCTTTTGACAAAGACGAGCTGTAACGATGTCAGCGACGCTGGCGAAAATCGTGTGGAAGTCGAACCCACCGCAGAGGGCGAGCAGCGCCAACAGCACGAAACCGATGAAGTGGTTCGGTCCAGCATCCGCCAAGTGACTTCAGCCATCGTCCATTACGTCAGCGAGAGCAGTGATGGAGATCAGCCACCTTCTCCGGCAAGTCGCAACGGATTGTCACGCAGTCCCGAAAGGCATCCGCTGGAAGCCCTCTCCAGATCTCCCTCACCTCGTCGACAACGCTGTCTTTGGGTGGAGAGTTCGTTTGTCGGCGGAGGAGCCAGCCCGACCAGCCATCAGCGACCGGTTGACCCGGCACCGGCCGTTTCGCCCCTCCGTCCTGAATCGccaccgtcttcttcttcgggATCGAGCCATCATTTGCATCGTCATCGATCGACGGGCACTACGGCCAACAATGGACGGCCAG GGCTGAGTGATAGAACCGTCGCCGGGCCGCTGTCGGCCGCGGAAAGAGATGACGGCGGTACGTCGCCACAGCTGGGCATCTCACCGCCCGTCTCGGCCACCCTGGACGATGTCCTAAATTCATTGCTGGGCCTAACGCCTCCACAGAGGCACGGGCTGCTGAGACGGCCCGTCTCGCAGCCGACCATTCACAACAAACAAGctcatcatcaacaacaacaagatggACAGCAGCACGGCCAGCAGCAGCCATATCAGAGTCAACATCAACAGCAGATGCggggaaacaacaacaataacagtATGGCTATCCATGAAGCCGCATCCCGGAGCTTCAACGATCTCCGTTCATCCACCACCTCGACAtccatcaaataa
- the LOC130695117 gene encoding brachyurin-like has product MKVILCLAVLVFAQSLGQVLLPYERNWAKIEEKWANPSVPREARRAEEIPLRNKATRETKDFRAVCGTPNAARIINGAEATPHEFPWVTALFISGGSFCTAALISDQWVLTAAHCADGALYFDVYLGAHNVRITEPERLEIRANEKYIHPDWNSNTLNGDVALIKLPAPVDISGNNIRPICLQDPTDTNLYVDAEAHIAGWGKTADGPGGISPTLQKSTVTVISNAECQNTYGLIIRPSTICTSFTATNSGTCNGDSGSAMSVINSNGQYTQIGVTSFVSSAGCESGNPDGYARVSSYLSWISSITGLVL; this is encoded by the exons ATGAAGGTTATTCTCTGTCTAGCTGTTCTCGTTTTTGCCcag TCTTTGGGACAAGTTCTTCTCCCATATGAGAGGAACTGGGCCAAGATTGAGGAAAAATGGGCCAATCCAAGCGTTCCCCGCGAGGCCCGCCGTGCGGAAGAAATCCCATTGAGGAACAAGGCTACCAGGGAAACCAAGGACTTCCGCG CTGTTTGCGGAACCCCAAATGCCGCCCGCATCATCAACGGAGCTGAGGCT ACTCCTCATGAATTCCCATGGGTTACTGCTCTATTCATCTCCGGTGGATCTTTCTGTACTGCTGCACTCATCTCTGACCAATGGGTTTTGACTGCCGCTCATTGCGCTGATGG TGCTCTCTACTTTGATGTCTACTTGGGAGCCCACAATGTCCGAATCACTGAACCCGAACGTCTTGAGATCCGCGCCAACGAGAAATACATCCACCCCGACTGGAACTCTAACACTTTGAACGGAGATGTTGCTCTCATCAAGCTCCCAGCTCCAGTTGACATTAGCGGAA ACAATATCCGTCCCATCTGCCTCCAAGACCCAACTGACACCAACCTCTACGTTGACGCTGAAGCCCACATTGCCGGATGGGGAAAGACTGCCGATG GTCCCGGTGGAATCAGCCCGACTTTGCAGAAATCTACCGTCACCGTTATCAGCAACGCAGAATGCCAAAAC ACCTACGGCCTCATCATCAGGCCAAGCACC ATTTGCACATCTTTCACTGCCACCAACTCTGGCACTTGCAAC GGAGACAGCGGCTCTGCTATGAGCGTCATTAACAGCAACGGACAATACACCCAGATCGGTGTCACCTCCTTTGTTTCCTCTGCTGGATGCGAATCCGGAAACCCCGACGGATAT GCTCGCGTTTCCAGCTACCTGTCCTGGATCAGCAGCATCACCGGCTTGGTTCTGTAA
- the LOC130695134 gene encoding MFS-type efflux pump MSMEG_3705-like isoform X2, protein MALRSYRRTPRFEESEESVTEPLISPSLDMNTAGKSAKIFSFFSSKQNIYSIYVLLLFLITYLLNQLDRYMLAIVTKPLAQEIHYGDQGCMTNTSAAFPSPQIVCQKLTNESSCTQFIYNGTILGGCKWDYTGQGYDYQILAGPIFILIYTFAAIPVGIAADLYNRKVLLGISLIFWSVCTLLSGFVTSYWQLALLRFGLGLGEAGCTPFATSLIADYFGEELRGLAMGVYNWGIYTGYSLSYALGNFITDANINNQGWRWSFIIAGIPGIVIGFIILLTVKEPKRGQKSQPSTTKVESSIGNATSSTKEKFKLMFKLMRPSLLLLCIASSIRNAAGYVWAYNTQVYFDGLGQTPTQIGTWMSWIPVVGGSIGVVFGGFISDRVVKRTGPHGRIWVLALSQIVSSPFAAGVLFLDPPYCYFSLLPNYIIGEMWVGVALAVLVELVPADVRTTAVAAYFFIISNIGGNMPLLVPPVKRAFINAGYGEVDSLRNTLYLFFPGEYILAAVLFLVSLVVLHRDIEYIKQQQDQKVPANEETNSQMPSNYGSASTLATADQ, encoded by the exons ATGGCACTCCGTTCGTATAG AAGAACTCCGCGGTTCGAGGAGTCTGAGGAAAGTGTCACAGAACCCTTGATCTCTCCCAGTCTGGACATGAATACCGCTGGAAAATCagcaaaaattttttcatttttcagctCAAAGCAGAATATTTACAGCATTTATGTTTTGCTACTGTTTTTGATAACCTATCTGTTGAATCAACTGGATCGTTACATGCTGGCAATAGTAACAAAACCTTTAGCACag GAAATTCATTATGGGGACCAAGGATGCATGACCAATACATCAGCTGCTTTTCCAAGTCCCCAAATTGTCTGCCAGAAGCTTACCAATGAATCTAG CTGTACTCAATTTATATATAATGGAACCATTTTAGGAGGCTGTAAATGGGACTACACTGGTCAAGGCTATGATTACCAGATTCTTGCTGGACCAATATTTATCTTAATCTATACTTTTGCTGCGATCCCAGTCGGTATTGCTGCTGACCTCTATAACAGAAAA GTCCTACTTGGCATCAGCCTAATTTTCTGGTCGGTGTGCACCCTCTTGTCTGGATTTGTAACTAGCTATTGGCAATTGGCTTTATTAAGATTTGGTCTGGGACTAGG AGAAGCCGGATGTACGCCTTTTGCCACATCATTGATTGCCGACTATTTCGGAGAAGAACTGAGAGGTTTAGCAATGGGTGTTTATAACTGGGGTATCTATACAGGGTACTCGCTGTCATATGCACTTGGAAATTTCATCACTGATGCCAATATAAACAACCAAGGATGGCGTTG GTCTTTCATCATTGCTGGAATTCCAGGAATTGTAATTGGTTTCATCATTTTACTGACGGTCAAAGAGCCAAAACGTGGCCAAAAGAGCCAGccttcaacaacaaaagtaGAATCTTCCATTGGAAATGCAACGTCTTCTACCAAAGAGAAATTCAAGCTAATGTTCAAACTGATGCGGCCATCGCTGTTACTATTGTGCATTGCGAGTTCCATCCGTAATGCTG CTGGGTACGTTTGGGCGTATAATACGCAAGTTTATTTTGATGGACTTGGACAAACTCCGACGCAGATTGGCACATGGATGTCTTGGATCCCTGTGGTTGGCGGTTCTATTG GTGTTGTTTTCGGCGGTTTTATTTCTGATCGCGTTGTTAAACGAACGGGGCCGCATGGCAGAATTTGGGTGCTGGCGCTTAGCCAAATTGTGTCATCTCCGTTCGCTGCGGGAGTCTTGTTTCTTGATCCACCCTATTGCTATTTTAGCTTATTACCTAATTACATCATAG GTGAAATGTGGGTTGGCGTAGCTCTTGCGGTACTTGTGGAACTAGTACCAGCTGATGTTCGAACAACTGCCGTAGCAGCTTACTTCTTTATAATCTCGAATATTGGGGGAAATATGCCCCTGTTGGTGCCTCCAGTGAAGAGAGCTTTCATCAATGCTGGTTACGGAGAGGTTGATTCATTGCGAA ATACACTTTACTTATTTTTCCCCGGTGAGTATATATTGGCTGCTGTACTATTTCTTGTATCACTGGTAGTCCTGCATCGGGATATTGAGTACATTAAGCAGCAGCAAGATCAGAAAGTCCCGGCTAATGAAGAAACGAATTCCCAAATGCCTTCTAACTATGGAAGCGCTTCAACTCTGGCAACCGCTGATCAGTAA
- the LOC130695134 gene encoding MFS-type efflux pump MSMEG_3705-like isoform X1, which translates to MALRSYRRTPRFEESEESVTEPLISPSLDMNTAGKSAKIFSFFSSKQNIYSIYVLLLFLITYLLNQLDRYMLAIVTKPLAQEIHYGDQGCMTNTSAAFPSPQIVCQKLTNESSCTQFIYNGTILGGCKWDYTGQGYDYQILAGPIFILIYTFAAIPVGIAADLYNRKIFTYMQVLLGISLIFWSVCTLLSGFVTSYWQLALLRFGLGLGEAGCTPFATSLIADYFGEELRGLAMGVYNWGIYTGYSLSYALGNFITDANINNQGWRWSFIIAGIPGIVIGFIILLTVKEPKRGQKSQPSTTKVESSIGNATSSTKEKFKLMFKLMRPSLLLLCIASSIRNAAGYVWAYNTQVYFDGLGQTPTQIGTWMSWIPVVGGSIGVVFGGFISDRVVKRTGPHGRIWVLALSQIVSSPFAAGVLFLDPPYCYFSLLPNYIIGEMWVGVALAVLVELVPADVRTTAVAAYFFIISNIGGNMPLLVPPVKRAFINAGYGEVDSLRNTLYLFFPGEYILAAVLFLVSLVVLHRDIEYIKQQQDQKVPANEETNSQMPSNYGSASTLATADQ; encoded by the exons ATGGCACTCCGTTCGTATAG AAGAACTCCGCGGTTCGAGGAGTCTGAGGAAAGTGTCACAGAACCCTTGATCTCTCCCAGTCTGGACATGAATACCGCTGGAAAATCagcaaaaattttttcatttttcagctCAAAGCAGAATATTTACAGCATTTATGTTTTGCTACTGTTTTTGATAACCTATCTGTTGAATCAACTGGATCGTTACATGCTGGCAATAGTAACAAAACCTTTAGCACag GAAATTCATTATGGGGACCAAGGATGCATGACCAATACATCAGCTGCTTTTCCAAGTCCCCAAATTGTCTGCCAGAAGCTTACCAATGAATCTAG CTGTACTCAATTTATATATAATGGAACCATTTTAGGAGGCTGTAAATGGGACTACACTGGTCAAGGCTATGATTACCAGATTCTTGCTGGACCAATATTTATCTTAATCTATACTTTTGCTGCGATCCCAGTCGGTATTGCTGCTGACCTCTATAACAGAAAA ATCTTTACTTATATGCAGGTCCTACTTGGCATCAGCCTAATTTTCTGGTCGGTGTGCACCCTCTTGTCTGGATTTGTAACTAGCTATTGGCAATTGGCTTTATTAAGATTTGGTCTGGGACTAGG AGAAGCCGGATGTACGCCTTTTGCCACATCATTGATTGCCGACTATTTCGGAGAAGAACTGAGAGGTTTAGCAATGGGTGTTTATAACTGGGGTATCTATACAGGGTACTCGCTGTCATATGCACTTGGAAATTTCATCACTGATGCCAATATAAACAACCAAGGATGGCGTTG GTCTTTCATCATTGCTGGAATTCCAGGAATTGTAATTGGTTTCATCATTTTACTGACGGTCAAAGAGCCAAAACGTGGCCAAAAGAGCCAGccttcaacaacaaaagtaGAATCTTCCATTGGAAATGCAACGTCTTCTACCAAAGAGAAATTCAAGCTAATGTTCAAACTGATGCGGCCATCGCTGTTACTATTGTGCATTGCGAGTTCCATCCGTAATGCTG CTGGGTACGTTTGGGCGTATAATACGCAAGTTTATTTTGATGGACTTGGACAAACTCCGACGCAGATTGGCACATGGATGTCTTGGATCCCTGTGGTTGGCGGTTCTATTG GTGTTGTTTTCGGCGGTTTTATTTCTGATCGCGTTGTTAAACGAACGGGGCCGCATGGCAGAATTTGGGTGCTGGCGCTTAGCCAAATTGTGTCATCTCCGTTCGCTGCGGGAGTCTTGTTTCTTGATCCACCCTATTGCTATTTTAGCTTATTACCTAATTACATCATAG GTGAAATGTGGGTTGGCGTAGCTCTTGCGGTACTTGTGGAACTAGTACCAGCTGATGTTCGAACAACTGCCGTAGCAGCTTACTTCTTTATAATCTCGAATATTGGGGGAAATATGCCCCTGTTGGTGCCTCCAGTGAAGAGAGCTTTCATCAATGCTGGTTACGGAGAGGTTGATTCATTGCGAA ATACACTTTACTTATTTTTCCCCGGTGAGTATATATTGGCTGCTGTACTATTTCTTGTATCACTGGTAGTCCTGCATCGGGATATTGAGTACATTAAGCAGCAGCAAGATCAGAAAGTCCCGGCTAATGAAGAAACGAATTCCCAAATGCCTTCTAACTATGGAAGCGCTTCAACTCTGGCAACCGCTGATCAGTAA